Genomic window (Campylobacter concisus):
TTTCTACGCCTATTTTACTACTCATTTGCATAAGTGGTGTTTGGTGGGAATTTCAAATGGCACGCATGCCAGAGTTTAAAAATGACTTCGTTATAGATGCAAAAATTTATAACAAAAGCCTATCTCTTGACGAGCTGGTGACCCGCTCAAAAAATGATCTTGCTGGCTTTGAGCCACACTTCATCTCACTGCCTTTTATGCAAGGAGCAAACATACGCCTTTTTGGCTATGTAAAAGATCAAAATTTCTTGCATAACGAATATTCAAGCATATTAACTTACGATAAAAATAGCGGCGAATTAGTAAGCATTTTGGACATAAAAAATGCAAATCTAAGCGAAGAAATTCTCTCAGCATTTAGAAAATCGCACTTTGGTAACTACAACCAAATCACAAAATTTATCTGGTTTTAGTCGGCATTTCACCGCTTATTTTGAGCATTTCAGGGCTTTATTTGTGGATTAAAAGAAATTTTAAAAGGAGAAAAAATGAAAAAAATTTTAATTAGTTTGGTTGCATTAAATTTGATGCAACCTCAAATTTTTGCTAGCCAAAGCGATAAAATTTTAGAAGTAATTGATGTCGTAGAAAGCGAGCGAAGAGACGATGCGAACTACTTTGCAAAAGAGCTTGTAAAGAGTACAACTAGGCCAAATTTGACCTCTCGTCAAACGCCCCAGTCGCTAACTGTGCTAACAGAGGCTAGGCTAAAAGATCAAGGCATCAAGGACTATCAAGTGCTTCTTAGAAATATCCCAGGCGTCACGCTAAACAAATGGGACGAGCGCGTATATCCAACAGCTCGTGGCTTTGCGATAGATTATTACTTGCTTGATTCGATGCCTAGCTTTGGTGGCTTTAGCCTTGGTGCAAACGATATGAGCTTGCTACCTTATGAAAGAGTTGAGGTGGTAAAGGGAGCAAATGGCCTATTTGCAGGTGCTGGCAACCCAGCTGCTAGCTTAAATTTCATAAGAAAAAGGGCGGACTCAAAGGAGCTAAAAGGGAATTTTGGTGTAAGTGCTGGCTCATACGATAGATATGGCGTAAATGGTGATGTACAAACGCCGGTAAATGAGAGCGGAAGCGTCAGAGCGAGGCTTTCATTTATGCATGAGAAGTCGCACTCTTATATGGATTATTACAACCGCAAAAATAGCGCAATTTATGGCGTCGTAGATAGCGATATAGGCGATAGCTCATGGCTTAGTCTTGGTGCGTTTTATCAAGAGCTAAAACGTCACGGCATTAGATGGGGCGGTATGCCAGCATTTTACACAGATGGCTCTAGGACAAATTTTGGCAAAAGTGAAATTTTCTCTCAGCCTTGGACAAGGTGGGATATAAAGACACTTGATTTTTACGCTGATTTTAAGCACTACTTTGAAAATGAAGCCAGCCTAAATCTCTCCTACTCCTTCCGCCGCGCAAATACGGATACTAATTTGCTCTACTACGGCGGCAAGGTAAATTTAGACGACACAGGCGATATCGGCGGACTTAGCGCCTACGCAAACAAACGCGAAGAAAATATTCACAACGTAGACGCATACGTAAACCTACCTTACGAAGCGTTTAGCTTGCCTCACGAGGCAGTTTTCGGCGCGATGTATAACAACTACCAAAACAGCTCCGATAAAGTAAGTAGCTACTGGCTGCA
Coding sequences:
- a CDS encoding PepSY-associated TM helix domain-containing protein — encoded protein: MVGINIDANLKKCDKIWLIEHNDSQKEWRFIYFDAFSGKIKSELLAHDEGFFGVLTKLHESLFLGKSGHVILTLTAIFTFFICISGFVIYRKFWLTLLRLRVNRLNVFMSDIHKMIGIFSTPILLLICISGVWWEFQMARMPEFKNDFVIDAKIYNKSLSLDELVTRSKNDLAGFEPHFISLPFMQGANIRLFGYVKDQNFLHNEYSSILTYDKNSGELVSILDIKNANLSEEILSAFRKSHFGNYNQITKFIWF
- a CDS encoding TonB-dependent siderophore receptor; the encoded protein is MKKILISLVALNLMQPQIFASQSDKILEVIDVVESERRDDANYFAKELVKSTTRPNLTSRQTPQSLTVLTEARLKDQGIKDYQVLLRNIPGVTLNKWDERVYPTARGFAIDYYLLDSMPSFGGFSLGANDMSLLPYERVEVVKGANGLFAGAGNPAASLNFIRKRADSKELKGNFGVSAGSYDRYGVNGDVQTPVNESGSVRARLSFMHEKSHSYMDYYNRKNSAIYGVVDSDIGDSSWLSLGAFYQELKRHGIRWGGMPAFYTDGSRTNFGKSEIFSQPWTRWDIKTLDFYADFKHYFENEASLNLSYSFRRANTDTNLLYYGGKVNLDDTGDIGGLSAYANKREENIHNVDAYVNLPYEAFSLPHEAVFGAMYNNYQNSSDKVSSYWLQKTTPAGLAYTARSRIDFKNLHLDDPKFPYEDQNNKDKTIQKAFYAANKLSITDELKFLLGARVSYYKYEIEGGKDNRNFTNEITPYLGITYDIGANHTLYASYTSIFKPQNAKDANDKYLDPIQGKDYEVGIKGEYFDGALQASLGVFKIVQDKLGIKTGMKNPATNADIYEAGKGVTSKGVELDLNGEITKNLSLSFGATHFNAKDANGEKYATDSSRSTANLFAKYEFRDFRVGAGAMYKSKIYKDADKITQKGYTLANLMLGYKFAKNFDVQLNIDNLFNKKYYEGIGKNMMVYGDPRTFNLSFNYKF